TGTCATAGGGACTGCTCACTGATGTCCACTACTCAAGGGATACAATCAAAACCTGCTTTGACTTACTGGAAAGACGACGCTTCACTCAGGTTGGCATGGTCCAAAACTACTATTGGCACGTTCACATGCCAGTGAGATACAGTACTGCTCTCTCGGCAAAGAGATCCGGAAGCCGCAGCCACGAGCCGCAGAGCGCCGGCAACGTAGCGCCCTCACTCGTTCTCATCGGAGGTGAAATCCGatggaggggagcggcggcggcggcgatcactTCATCCTCGTCCACGGCCTAGGCCACGGCGCGTGGTGCTGGTACAAGCTGGTGCCGATGCTGCGCGCCGCGGGGCACCGTGTCACCGCGCTGGACATGGCGGCGTCGGGCGTGCACCCGGCGGGCATGGACGAGGTGGCGTCCTTCGAGGACTACTCGCGGCCGCTGCTCGACGCCGTGGCCGCGGCGCCCGCCGGCGAGAGGCTGGTCCTGGTCGGGCACAGCCTCGGCGGGCTCAACATCGCGCTCGCCATGGAGAGGCTCCCGCGCAAGGTCGCCGCGGCCGTGTTCCTCGACGCGTGCATGCCATGCGTCGGCCGGCACATGGGCGTCACCATGGAGGAGGTAAGCAAACCTCAAGTTTTTCATTGACACCGATCGATACTTGGCTAATTTCTGGTGACTCTTGCCAGTTCTCCAGAAGAACCACGCCGGAATTTTTCATGGACAGCGAGAGGATGGTTCTGGAGACGAGTCAGGGCCCTCGACCTGCTCTCGTGTTCGGCCCCAAATTATTGGCAGCAAAACTGTACGATCGAAGCCCAGCTGAGGTAACAAGAACTCAATCTTTTTCGTCCCAGATGTTCTAGTCCTCGATGCTGACATGGGTTTTACCTACGGCATACAAGATGCTGACATTGGTTTTGTGGCCGGCACGCAGGATCTGACGCTGGCTACGATGCTGGTGAGACCCGGCCGCCTGTTCGTGGACGACGCGATGGTAAAAGACGAGACGCTGCTCACGGACGCCAACTACGCGTCGGTGGCCATGGAGGACGCTTCCTTCTCCGAGGAGATGCAGCGCTGGATGGTGGACCTCAGCCCCGGCACGGAGGCCAAGGAGATCGCCGGAGCCGACCACATGGCCATGTTCTCCAAGACCAGGGAGCTCTGCGATGTTCTGCTCAGGATCGCCGGCAAAGCATGACTGAGAATCCTTGTCGCGGTGACGGACAATTCGTGTATTGTGGTTGTGTATAACTGTACGTCCGGCCTTGAGGTCCAACTCCACCATGCAACCTCATCTtgtccgcgcgcgtccgtttgAGGTAAAACGGACGAATCAGACGGCCCAGCGCCCATACGCAAACAGACTTTTGTccattttgtgtccgctttcgacccatctccGGCCCAAGTTTGCGTcacttttggggtgaaacggacatcaCACGGACGCGCGGGCCGTCTGCGCGTGTGCTCCCCTGGCTCGCCCATCGGTGGCACAGGGGCgtctttttctatccgcccccctccctccctccggccgcacACCCTCCATTCTTCTCCACTCTTCCCTACTctttcctcgccgccgccgccattgctgCTGCCATTGTAGCTGTGCAGCTCGGACGCGCGCTCGCCCAGCCCCTTCCACTCGGCGCCtccgagctacccaaccacggccacctgTTTTGCGCACCCGCCGACCGGATTTGGaccggatccggtcggtcttgagctcgcccggctgtgggaggccgcgCCACGCCATGGACTGGCCTGACACCGGGCCAGAAGGCcatggcagggccgcaaggccacatgcaggcagtggctcctcctctagccgctcggatctacaccgtccgtggtccgccggcagatacacgaatgTCGGTCGACCGGGCTCGGTGCTAGCCTAAAAGCTCGTCGACGCACCGTTGCCGCTCATTAAGTGTGACCACTGCGTAAAGaaggtcgtgcgccgcgtgtctacaacgccggaacatctcggatgggtgttcatcaagtgcttaaacgatggggtatgtgctttTTTTAGCTTTGGTTTGTGCTctagatttgactagttgtgctaacttcaaattttgttgtgtagaatggatgcaagttttggtattgggaaaaagagtacatcgatatattgatagagcgcaatttagtagatgttcgtgcacttttagctagcatagaggtcgtagatgagacaagtgcacttgttacTAGATTAGAGGCTAGAGACGAGACTAGATAAAAGGAAGCAACCTCTACTTCTTTAGACTCGAAGAAAAAAGAAACACGCAAGATGAAGGCGgctcctccgcagatcaacaatgaatgcatcgagaaggcactaatccaacttacaggagcaattatgaaagttggatatcttctaaaatatattcttgtggttcttgttttctttggtcttgcttttttctagtcaaaatttggttATGCATTCCCATGTACCAAGAATGAATGATGACAAAAAGTTTAAGGGCTTGCATACAGAAAGTATGCGGACAGGATGCGGTCGAGATGCGTCCGTGCGTTGGGCGCAcgaccaccgcatcccaggacaggccctgACACgatcccattgccctacccaaatgatcagaaaaacggacaaaacggacgtccgtttggggtcacacggtggagttggcctcaggcTACAACCAACTCATTTAATCCCCTCCTCCCTTCATTGGACGCAGCCGCCCCCACCTGCTTGTCGTCGCTTGGTTCTGACTGTCCGTGACACGAGCTTGGTATGGTAAAACATGGGGATTACAGGGCTGTTTGATTTGAGACTAAGCTTGACTAAGTTTGTCATACCGGTTATGCAAGTTTGATCAGTAAAGGGCAAGAGTCCCCCCTTCGCGTCACCTCCCCGGGGCGACGCCCGGGGTTCCAACCCTcgtgccggtatcctccaccttgcCAGATCCCTTGCCGCCACTACCACGTGCGTTGGCCGAGGTGGCGGCGGGCCCGGTGCCGTAGGAGCTCGGGCAGGCGGTTCGCGGTGGGTTCTCCTAAGCGGCTCAAGTGGGGTGGCTGTGTGAGGCAGTCAGGGCGGCAACCTTGGCTATGCGGTGGAGGCCCTCGCCTCCATGGCTGGGAGAGTGTGTGCTGCTTTGCCTGGTGATGGGTGGCAGCGGTGGCCGCGGATCTAGCGTCCCGTCCAGATTTGTCGCAGCGCGGTCTTTGCCCGGCCGGTGGCGCATGGAGGGGCCTTTGAGGGCCAGCTGTAGGTCTTCTATTAGCATTCCATAGATTGCGTATGTCTTCATGGCGTGGCTTCGCGCGGATTCAAACAGTTGTGGGgtcaattgaaggaaatatgccctagaggcaataataaagttattatttatttctttatatcatgataaatgtttattattcatgctagaattgtataaccggaaacataatacatgtgtgaatacatagacaaacaaagtgtcactagtatgcctctacttgattagcttgttgatcaaagatggttatgtttcctagccatagacatgagttgtcatttgattaacgagatcacatcattatgagaatgatgtgattgacatgacccattccgttagcttagcacctgatcgtttagtatgttgctattgctttcttcatgacttatacatgttcctatgactatgagattatgcaactcccgtttgccggaggaacactttgtgtgctaccaaacgtcagaacgtaactgggtgattataaaggagctctacaggtgtctccaaaggtacatgttgggttggcgtatttcgagattatgatttgtcactccgattgtcggagaggtatctctgggccctctcggtaatgcacatcacttaagccttgcaagcattgcaactaatgagttagttgcgggatgatgtattacggaacgagtaaagagacttgtcgataacaagattgaactaggtattgagataccgacgatcgaatctcgggcaagtaacataccgatgacaaagggaacaacgtatgttgttatgcggtttgaccgataaagatcttcgtagaatatgtaggagccaatatgagcatccaggttccgctattggttattgaccggagacgtgtctcggtcatgtctacatagttctcgaacccgtagggtccgcacgcttaacgtttcgatgacagttatattatagtttatatgttttgatgtaccgaaggttgttcggagtctcggatgtgatcaaggacatgacgaggagtctcgaaatggtcgagacatgaagattgatatattggaagcctatgtttggataccggaagtgttccgggtgaaatagtgattttaccggagtaccggaggggttaccggaacccccagaggctattgggccttatgggcccaagtggaggaagaggagaggcggccaaggggaagCCGCNNNNNNNNNNNNNNNNNNNNNNNNNNNNNNNNNNNNNNNNNNNNNNNNNNNNNNNNNNNNNNNNNNNNNNNNNNNNNNNNNNNNNNNNNNNNNNNNNNNNNNNNNNNNNNNNNNNNNNNNNNNNNNNNNNNNNNNNNNNNNNNNNNNNNNNNNNNNNNNNNNNNNNNNNNNNNNNNNNNNNNNNNNNNNNNNNNNNNNNNNNNNNNNNNNNNNNNNNNNNNNNNNNNNNNNNNNNNNNNNNNNNNNNNNNNNNNNNNNNNNNNNNNctccttccccccaagtcctaatccaactaggaaaaaggaggggagtcctactcccgatgggagtaggactcctccggcgcgcctcctcctatggccagacgcacccccttgctcctttatatacaggggcaggggcaccccacagacacaacaattgatcaagttgatcttttagccgtgtgcggtgcctccctccaccatagtccacctcgataatactgtagcggtgtttatgcgaagccctgcgtcggtagaacatcaacatcgtcaccacgccgtcgtgctgacgaaactctccctcaacactcggctggatcggagttcgagggacgtcatcgggctgaacgtgtgctgaactcggaggtgccgtgcgttcggtacttgatcggtcggatcgtgaagacgtacgactacatcaaccacgttgtgctaacgctttcgctttcgatctacgagggtacgtggataacactctccctctcgtagctatgcatcaccatgatcttgcttgtgcataggattttttttaaaattactacgttttccaacagtggcatccgagtctggttttatgcgtagatgtcatatgcacgagtagaacacaagtgagttgtgggcgatataagtcatactgcttaccagcatgtcatactttggttcggtggtattgttggatgaagcggcccggaccgacattacgcgtatgcttacgcgagactggttctaccgacgtgctttgcacacaggtggctggcgggtgttgatacgtctccaacgtatctataatttttgattgctccatgctactttatctactgttttggactatattgggctttattttccacttttatattatttttgggactaacctattaaccggaggcccagcccagaattgttgttttttgcctatttcagtatttcgaggaaacagaatatcaaacggagtccaaacggaatgaaaccttcgggaacgtgatcttctcaccgaacgtgatccaggagacttggaccctactccaagaagtttccggggaggtcacgagggtggagggcgcccccctgggcgcgccaccctgcctcctgggcccctcggagctccaccgacgtgctccttcctcctatatatacctacgtacccccattagaccagagacggagccaaaaacctaattccaccgtcgcaacttcctgtatccacgagatcccatcttggggcctgttccggagctccgccggagagggcatccatcacggagggcttctacatcaacaccatagcccttccgatgaagtgtgagtagtttacttcagaccttcgggtccatagctagtagctagatggcttcttctctctttttggatctcaatacaatgttctccccctctctcgtggagatctattcgatgtaatcttctttttgcagtgtgtttgttgagaccggtgaattgtgggtttatgatccaacttatctatgaataatatttgaatcttctctgaattcttttatgtatgattgagttatctttgcaagtctcttcgatatccatttggtttggccaactagattggtagttcttgcaatgggagaagtgcttagctttgggttcaattttgcggtgtccttactcagtgacagaaagagttgcaaggcacgtattgtattgttgccatcgaggataacaagatggggtatttatcatattgcatgaatttattcctctacatcatgtcatcttgcttaaggcgttactctgtttttaaattaatactctagatgcatgctggatagcggtcgatgagtggagtaatagtagtagatgcaggcaggagtcggtctacttgtcacggacgtgatgcctatatacatgatcatacctagataacctcataactatgctcaattctattaattgctcaacagtaatttgttcacccaccgtagaatatctatgctcttgagagaagccactagtgaaacctatggcccccgggtctattctcatcatatcaatctccat
The Triticum dicoccoides isolate Atlit2015 ecotype Zavitan chromosome 3A, WEW_v2.0, whole genome shotgun sequence genome window above contains:
- the LOC119273110 gene encoding probable esterase PIR7A; this translates as MEGSGGGGDHFILVHGLGHGAWCWYKLVPMLRAAGHRVTALDMAASGVHPAGMDEVASFEDYSRPLLDAVAAAPAGERLVLVGHSLGGLNIALAMERLPRKVAAAVFLDACMPCVGRHMGVTMEEFSRRTTPEFFMDSERMVLETSQGPRPALVFGPKLLAAKLYDRSPAEDLTLATMLVRPGRLFVDDAMVKDETLLTDANYASVAMEDASFSEEMQRWMVDLSPGTEAKEIAGADHMAMFSKTRELCDVLLRIAGKA